A section of the Methanococcus voltae genome encodes:
- a CDS encoding Ig-like domain-containing protein produces MKKNYKIAFFMVLMVTMLAINTTYADTPISGPDTIDTPGKYYLNNSISHNMGNIIVITSDNVTLDGKGLTIDGKNSAASTGVLVYKSGVVLKNVTIKNLNVKDFMEEGIYLQKCDDSIVFNSTTSNCGFGIRVQGINNTILNNTAHNNWNGIILWYTTNSTIKSNEIYSNNGIGFYTMQSTGNEVFNNSIYLNNQYGAYLESSNGNLIYDNFFNNSMYNIDAYQCTNDLNTTKENGGGNYWFNSTGPGFSETHPDNNGDGFCDDIHSIKAGLIDYLPKCMDTTGPVMTVHSPANKSILNVKNFIVNITAVDASGVDYIVSGLDDWNVSLAEYPNYFYLGYNGILDGNYSLTFYAFDNLGHRSVKKQWIVVNTEAPEIIINNPINNTSYNTRDILININATDAIGIKEVKVNINGTNETLSKTGDYYTLSKTLSDGKHSLKVYAEDNLGIKNVNEITFMVDTTKPNVSLNTPINNKTYSKNYMLINATVNDTYGIKEVKAIINGTNYTMNKDNDYYIVSKTLSDGKHGLKVYAEDNAGNKNVTDEIIFSVDTTKPGITVNSPVNNKIYNLSEVKVNFTVNESVSSSTVIIDRGTGDEKTVTVNPTDLTYTGTASGLKEGLHNINISVKDTAGNSDEKVISFIVDTTAPNVSINTPINNKIYNISDIVINATANDSSAIKEVIANINGTNVTLSKTDNYYTLSRNFADNKYVIKVYAEDTVGNKNVTDEVIFAVDTTAPKIITVKPTDSSTVGIATNIQVTVNEKSTVNISLTKGTETFKYDLTEDLHNENLHTKLISNLEAGTYTLKVTATDLYKNTYTNESTFIVDETKPVMEIAEPTNNSIYNKSDIEINATVTDTYGIKEVKANIKSSAVNKNVTLSKDTDNYIGNTNTLAEGDYNITIYATNNLGNINKTQPNEIIIDLTKPVITNEKPNRTIVNTGFTINATVTDNREVKNVTVELNENNYTMNDIGGNIYSTSAINSLSSGNYTYVITAYDKAGNYNKTKVINFTLDSSAPTITLNSPIGIQNESDITINATVIDKTGIKEVKANINGENNTLTLTDGYYIIDKTLSDNNYNLTIYAIDTLNNKAISSTTTFIVDTTAPNVSINTPTGTLKTNKFLINVSSLDSGSKVKEVKANITNGNINENVTLTKTGDYYVAEKTLNDGTYLLNVTSTDNANNSNSTTTTFTIDTHVPSNNNNRHRTIDASTSIDSKSLRRTVSDSNVVYGSSFDKQLAENLKENIHSDDTEIDGDTIIVGGPIANRIANQYNDRFSIPVTNDNPGENRGIIQVISIPSGSSTVIQNYKLIYIAGSDRLGTEAALKYFETLTELPEEPIIVEWTADGFRVVE; encoded by the coding sequence ATGAAAAAAAACTACAAAATAGCATTTTTTATGGTACTAATGGTGACAATGTTAGCAATCAATACTACATATGCAGATACGCCGATATCTGGACCCGATACGATAGATACGCCGGGAAAGTATTATTTAAATAACAGTATATCCCACAATATGGGTAATATAATTGTAATTACTAGTGACAATGTAACATTAGATGGAAAAGGACTTACAATAGATGGAAAAAATAGTGCTGCAAGCACAGGTGTTTTAGTATATAAATCAGGCGTAGTACTTAAAAATGTTACGATAAAAAATCTCAATGTAAAAGATTTTATGGAGGAGGGTATATACCTTCAAAAATGTGATGACAGCATTGTTTTCAACAGTACTACATCAAATTGTGGATTTGGCATTAGGGTACAAGGAATAAATAATACCATACTAAACAATACCGCGCACAATAACTGGAATGGTATAATACTATGGTATACTACGAATTCAACCATAAAAAGTAATGAAATATACAGCAATAATGGTATAGGATTTTATACCATGCAAAGTACAGGTAATGAGGTATTCAATAATAGTATTTATTTAAACAATCAGTATGGTGCATATCTAGAATCTTCAAATGGTAATTTAATATATGACAATTTTTTTAATAACTCTATGTATAATATTGATGCTTATCAATGTACAAATGACTTAAATACTACAAAAGAGAACGGTGGTGGAAACTACTGGTTTAATTCAACAGGACCCGGTTTCTCTGAAACTCATCCTGATAATAATGGTGATGGTTTCTGTGACGACATACATTCGATAAAAGCAGGTCTTATTGATTATTTACCAAAATGTATGGATACCACAGGTCCAGTAATGACAGTGCATTCGCCAGCTAATAAATCAATATTAAACGTAAAGAATTTTATAGTAAATATAACTGCAGTAGATGCAAGCGGTGTTGATTATATAGTGTCCGGACTAGATGATTGGAATGTATCACTTGCAGAGTATCCTAATTACTTCTACTTAGGATATAACGGAATACTTGATGGTAATTACTCATTAACATTCTATGCTTTTGATAACCTGGGGCATAGAAGTGTTAAAAAACAATGGATTGTTGTAAATACAGAAGCACCTGAAATAATAATAAATAATCCAATAAACAATACTAGCTATAATACAAGAGATATACTAATAAATATAAATGCAACAGATGCAATAGGTATAAAAGAAGTAAAGGTAAACATAAATGGAACTAATGAAACATTAAGCAAAACTGGTGACTATTATACATTAAGCAAAACGTTATCCGATGGTAAACATAGTTTAAAGGTTTACGCTGAAGATAATTTAGGTATTAAAAATGTAAATGAAATAACATTTATGGTTGATACAACCAAGCCAAATGTATCATTAAACACTCCAATAAATAATAAAACATATTCTAAAAATTATATGTTGATAAATGCAACTGTAAATGATACATATGGAATAAAAGAAGTAAAAGCAATCATAAACGGAACTAACTATACAATGAATAAAGATAATGACTATTACATAGTAAGTAAAACGTTATCCGATGGTAAACATGGTTTAAAGGTTTATGCCGAAGATAATGCCGGAAATAAAAACGTAACCGATGAAATAATATTCTCAGTTGATACAACTAAACCTGGAATAACAGTAAATTCACCAGTAAACAATAAAATCTACAATTTGAGTGAAGTTAAAGTAAACTTTACAGTAAACGAATCAGTTTCAAGTTCTACAGTAATTATCGATAGAGGAACGGGTGATGAAAAAACAGTGACTGTAAATCCAACGGATTTAACATATACAGGAACTGCTAGTGGATTGAAAGAAGGGTTACACAATATAAATATATCCGTTAAAGATACTGCAGGAAATAGTGATGAGAAAGTTATTAGCTTTATAGTAGATACAACAGCTCCAAACGTATCAATAAACACTCCTATAAACAATAAAATCTACAATATAAGCGATATTGTAATAAATGCAACTGCAAACGATTCAAGTGCAATAAAAGAAGTAATAGCGAACATAAATGGAACTAATGTAACTTTAAGTAAAACAGATAATTACTACACATTAAGTAGAAACTTCGCAGATAACAAATATGTTATAAAAGTTTATGCGGAAGATACTGTAGGAAATAAAAACGTAACTGATGAAGTAATATTCGCAGTTGATACAACTGCTCCAAAGATAATTACAGTTAAACCAACAGATAGTTCAACAGTGGGAATCGCAACAAATATTCAAGTAACAGTTAATGAAAAATCAACTGTTAATATTTCATTAACAAAAGGTACTGAGACATTTAAATATGATTTAACTGAAGATTTGCACAATGAAAACTTACACACTAAATTAATAAGTAATTTGGAAGCAGGTACTTATACATTAAAAGTAACTGCAACAGATTTGTATAAAAATACCTATACAAACGAATCTACCTTCATAGTGGATGAAACTAAACCGGTTATGGAAATAGCAGAACCTACAAATAATTCAATATATAATAAATCAGATATTGAAATAAATGCAACTGTAACCGATACTTACGGGATAAAAGAAGTAAAGGCAAATATAAAATCTAGTGCTGTAAATAAAAACGTAACTTTATCAAAAGATACTGACAATTATATTGGAAATACTAATACGTTAGCAGAAGGTGATTACAATATAACCATCTATGCAACGAATAATTTAGGAAATATAAATAAAACTCAGCCAAATGAAATTATAATTGATTTAACTAAACCTGTAATAACAAATGAAAAACCAAACAGAACAATTGTAAACACAGGATTTACAATAAATGCAACAGTAACTGATAATAGGGAAGTTAAAAACGTTACCGTTGAATTAAATGAAAATAATTACACAATGAATGACATTGGTGGAAACATATACAGTACATCTGCAATTAATTCATTGTCTAGTGGTAATTATACTTATGTAATAACTGCTTACGATAAAGCAGGTAACTACAATAAAACCAAAGTAATAAACTTTACCTTGGATTCATCTGCCCCAACAATCACATTAAACTCTCCAATTGGAATTCAAAATGAATCCGATATTACAATAAATGCAACAGTAATTGATAAAACTGGAATTAAAGAAGTAAAGGCAAACATAAATGGAGAAAATAATACTTTAACATTAACTGATGGTTACTACATTATAGATAAAACATTATCAGATAATAATTACAATTTAACAATCTATGCAATAGATACGTTAAATAATAAAGCAATATCCTCAACAACTACATTTATAGTTGATACAACAGCTCCAAACGTATCAATAAACACACCAACAGGAACTTTAAAAACTAATAAATTCTTAATAAACGTTAGCTCTTTAGATTCTGGATCTAAAGTTAAAGAAGTAAAAGCAAACATAACTAATGGAAATATTAATGAAAACGTTACATTAACTAAAACAGGAGATTACTACGTAGCGGAAAAAACATTAAACGATGGAACATATCTATTAAACGTTACATCTACCGATAATGCTAACAACAGTAATTCAACAACTACAACATTTACAATAGATACTCACGTACCTTCAAATAACAATAATAGACATAGAACAATAGATGCTTCCACTAGTATCGATTCTAAGTCTTTAAGAAGGACAGTTTCAGATTCAAACGTAGTTTACGGAAGTAGCTTCGATAAACAGTTAGCTGAAAACTTAAAAGAAAATATACATTCAGACGATACTGAAATAGATGGAGATACAATTATCGTAGGTGGGCCAATAGCTAACAGAATAGCTAACCAATATAATGATAGATTCTCTATCCCTGTAACTAATGATAATCCTGGGGAAAATAGAGGAATTATACAAGTTATTTCAATACCTTCAGGCTCTTCAACTGTAATTCAGAATTATAAGTTGATATATATAGCTGGTTCCGATAGATTAGGAACTGAAGCTGCTTTAAAATACTTTGAAACTCTTACAGAACTTCCTGAAGAACCTATTATCGTTGAGTGGACTGCTGATGGATTTAGGGTGGTTGAATAA
- a CDS encoding NosD domain-containing protein translates to MKLNNNLIFFILLIIAILSINTVYAEYETTNVGYEPAGRTICGPGIYYIDHTLPTTQYDAIVIKSDDVTIIGRAAPLISNNGLARGIYGQNLKNITIKNTNISGYHMGIHMINVTNISIINNNLKSNGDYNIHLIDCPNSTIINNTVSSGITRDIYTYNCPNSSVIDNTVSSRGDACIHLEKSPNSTIINNTVSSSNYGITLWSSPNSFFVNNTADSSECGIHIFNSPNTPIINNRINSNKNGMYIDNSKNNTIKNNTANSNSINDIVIDYSSHGCILVNNSLDIRGIRVGNTYDRIGGTNTHTIKNNTMNGRPIYYYKNNNTGKVPEDAGQVILMNCSNMLVENLNISGANFGITAQYSTNCNFTNNTVNSNSYGLYIENSQNSTITNNTANSNKNSGIYMGYSQNSTITNNTVNSNKNSGIYLSHSKNNTVITNTVHSNLRYGIHIYKSQSNPVINNTISLNIVNGIYIEDLSNNNQIINNTISLNKDTGVFLSNSHNNYIVKNVFNNVKNVHMGYGLNYWNTTKEKGGGNTWITPKGTGFSETHADLDKDGFCDEPYNISKRNVDYLPIYRGKSTSVLGSEPTNSNNNDNNKRKPIDDSPSIESSSLRRTVSNSNVVYGSSFDKQLAKELKENIHSDDTEIDGDTIIIGGPRSNRIANQYNDRFSIPVTNDNPGENRGIIQVISIPSGSSTVIQNYKLIYIAGSDRLGTEAALKYFETLTELPTEPIVVGRTSSGYKVVN, encoded by the coding sequence ATGAAACTAAATAATAATCTAATATTTTTTATACTATTGATAATAGCGATATTATCCATAAATACAGTTTATGCAGAATATGAAACCACTAACGTAGGTTATGAACCAGCTGGACGTACGATATGCGGACCAGGGATTTATTACATTGACCATACCCTACCAACTACCCAGTACGATGCCATCGTAATTAAATCTGATGATGTAACAATTATAGGTAGAGCCGCTCCTTTAATTTCCAATAATGGTTTAGCACGGGGTATTTATGGACAAAATTTAAAAAACATTACAATAAAAAATACGAATATATCTGGATACCATATGGGTATCCATATGATTAATGTAACTAACATATCCATTATAAATAATAATCTAAAGTCAAATGGTGATTATAATATCCATTTAATAGACTGCCCAAACAGCACTATTATAAATAATACCGTAAGTTCAGGCATAACACGGGATATTTATACTTATAATTGTCCCAATTCCTCTGTTATAGATAATACTGTAAGTTCGAGGGGAGATGCTTGTATTCATTTGGAAAAATCTCCAAACAGCACTATTATAAATAATACTGTAAGTTCAAGCAATTATGGCATTACACTATGGAGCTCTCCGAACAGCTTCTTTGTAAATAATACTGCAGATTCAAGCGAATGTGGTATACACATATTTAATTCCCCAAATACCCCCATTATAAATAACAGAATAAATTCAAACAAAAATGGTATGTATATAGATAATTCCAAGAATAATACTATTAAAAATAATACTGCAAATTCAAATAGTATTAATGATATTGTGATAGATTATTCTTCACATGGCTGTATTCTCGTCAATAATTCGTTAGATATCCGTGGAATTAGGGTGGGAAATACATACGACCGCATTGGTGGTACAAATACGCATACAATCAAAAATAACACGATGAACGGTAGACCAATTTACTATTACAAAAATAACAATACTGGAAAAGTTCCCGAAGACGCTGGGCAAGTAATACTTATGAACTGTTCAAATATGCTTGTCGAGAATTTAAATATATCAGGTGCAAATTTTGGAATAACCGCACAGTACAGTACAAACTGTAATTTTACCAATAATACTGTAAATTCAAACAGTTATGGCCTATATATAGAAAATTCTCAAAATAGCACAATTACCAATAATACTGCAAATTCAAACAAGAACAGTGGTATTTATATGGGGTATTCTCAAAATAGCACAATTACCAATAATACTGTAAATTCAAACAAGAACAGTGGTATTTATTTATCGCATTCTAAAAATAATACCGTTATAACGAATACTGTACATTCAAACCTTAGATATGGTATTCACATATATAAGTCACAAAGTAATCCTGTAATAAATAATACAATAAGTTTAAACATAGTAAATGGTATTTACATAGAAGATTTGTCTAATAATAATCAAATAATAAATAATACAATAAGTTTAAACAAGGATACAGGTGTCTTTTTATCGAATTCCCATAATAATTATATTGTAAAAAATGTATTTAACAATGTAAAAAATGTACATATGGGATATGGGCTAAATTATTGGAACACTACCAAAGAGAAAGGTGGGGGAAACACCTGGATAACTCCAAAAGGGACGGGTTTCTCTGAAACTCATGCAGATTTAGATAAAGACGGTTTCTGTGATGAACCATACAATATTTCAAAAAGAAACGTAGACTATTTACCGATATATCGTGGAAAATCAACCTCTGTACTAGGGTCAGAGCCAACAAATAGTAACAATAACGATAATAACAAACGTAAACCAATAGATGATTCACCAAGCATAGAATCAAGCTCATTAAGAAGGACAGTTTCAAATTCAAACGTAGTTTACGGAAGTAGCTTCGATAAACAGTTAGCAAAAGAATTAAAAGAAAATATACATTCAGACGATACTGAAATAGATGGAGATACCATTATTATCGGAGGGCCTAGATCTAATAGAATAGCTAACCAATATAATGATAGATTCTCTATCCCTGTAACTAATGATAATCCTGGAGAAAATAGAGGAATTATACAAGTTATAAGTATTCCTTCAGGCTCTTCAACTGTAATACAGAATTATAAGTTGATATATATAGCTGGTTCCGATAGATTAGGAACTGAAGCTGCTTTAAAATACTTTGAAACTCTTACAGAGTTACCTACTGAACCTATTGTTGTAGGGCGGACTAGTTCTGGTTATAAAGTAGTTAACTAA
- a CDS encoding Fic family protein gives MKIPEKPPNMLDLMSDFGLNTTNGINLSSNDDKKFKLDFLSILKYFNLINSIVKGEELNVPEKEKEILLNVNYVHWDDLKYKDFSMDKKELWFILQLLRAFKNQNFKIKGYSFKYCLTNTLLKRIHEIDKATFGEMNIGLKNVNEKYKKKYLIASLIEEAIASSQIEGATTTRKKAKEMILQQKKPTNNSEKMIYNGYITMEYIYDNLINEQLTPEVILELHRSITEDTLNDKKDEMQYRDNDEIVVGDNLDVGITYHTPPKYAEIPELMEEFCNFANSDEDGYFIPPIIKGIILHFLIGYIHPFNDGNGRTARAIFYWYVLSRGYVGFRYTAISRILKNAKKKYAKAYLYSETDENDLTYFINYNLDAIEKSIEEMNRYISRREKELVDIGEEFYENTALNSRQADILRYFYNNPEKYVTIKEVQNMFFVAYDTARNDLELLVKNNKIIKRKNGKRFEYMAILNNN, from the coding sequence ATGAAAATTCCTGAAAAACCACCGAATATGCTAGATTTAATGAGTGATTTTGGTCTTAATACAACTAACGGCATAAATTTAAGTTCCAATGATGATAAAAAATTTAAATTGGACTTTTTAAGTATTTTAAAGTATTTTAATTTAATAAATTCTATAGTTAAGGGCGAAGAATTAAATGTTCCTGAAAAAGAAAAAGAAATACTATTGAATGTAAATTACGTTCATTGGGATGATTTAAAATATAAAGATTTCAGCATGGATAAAAAAGAACTTTGGTTTATATTACAATTATTAAGGGCTTTTAAAAACCAGAATTTTAAAATAAAAGGGTATAGTTTTAAATATTGCTTAACAAACACCTTATTGAAGAGGATACATGAAATTGATAAGGCAACTTTCGGGGAAATGAATATTGGCCTTAAAAATGTAAACGAAAAATATAAGAAAAAATATCTTATAGCTTCCCTAATCGAAGAGGCAATTGCATCGAGTCAAATTGAAGGAGCTACTACAACTCGTAAAAAAGCTAAAGAAATGATTCTTCAACAGAAAAAGCCTACAAATAACTCTGAAAAAATGATATATAATGGATATATTACGATGGAATACATCTATGATAACCTTATAAACGAGCAATTAACTCCCGAAGTTATTTTGGAGCTTCATAGGTCGATAACAGAAGATACGTTGAATGATAAAAAAGATGAGATGCAATATCGAGATAACGATGAAATAGTTGTGGGCGATAACTTAGACGTTGGTATTACTTACCATACGCCCCCTAAATACGCAGAAATCCCTGAACTAATGGAAGAGTTTTGCAATTTTGCAAATTCTGATGAAGATGGGTATTTTATACCGCCAATAATAAAAGGGATAATTCTTCACTTTTTAATTGGTTATATTCACCCATTTAACGACGGAAACGGAAGAACTGCACGAGCGATATTCTATTGGTACGTACTTTCGAGAGGCTACGTTGGATTTAGGTATACTGCCATTTCAAGAATATTGAAAAATGCTAAAAAGAAGTATGCAAAAGCCTATTTGTATTCTGAAACGGATGAAAATGATTTAACCTACTTTATAAATTATAATTTAGACGCCATTGAAAAATCAATCGAGGAAATGAATAGATATATATCTAGACGAGAAAAAGAACTAGTGGATATTGGCGAGGAGTTTTATGAAAATACTGCCCTAAATTCAAGACAAGCGGATATTCTTAGATATTTTTATAATAACCCTGAAAAGTATGTTACTATCAAAGAAGTTCAAAACATGTTTTTTGTTGCCTACGATACTGCAAGGAATGATTTGGAGTTACTGGTTAAAAATAATAAAATTATTAAACGTAAAAATGGAAAAAGATTTGAATATATGGCAATTTTAAATAATAACTAA
- a CDS encoding NosD domain-containing protein, with the protein MKICIKIVLFMLLMVTMLAVNTVYADTEINSSDYTINKSGKYYLAKNIICNDSNNCISITCNDVVIDGKGFALDGNNSGSNGIYMAVMFTQLRNITIKNLKIRNFTNSGIYQYGAVSGLIKNNTLYHNGMGGITAYDTHRYEIVNNNISSNEGYGFTAYYSDNNNIINNTVGQNNYHGIHLYDSLRNMLENNILSKNKWHDIQVASSDRTTIKNTTVSSNDSLGIAILDSKYNVLTNNSLKSGGISITGRFLENWNTHTFENNTVDGKPIYYYKDVNNTTVPEDAGQIILANCNGFLIENINVSNLFTGLQMVYSSNNLLNNVNVSNSKNGMLIHMSHNNSFINNKIYLNNNYGIYLQLSDNNTIYNCDISNNREGFKFSGNNNNTINNNLLKNNEIGMYLSNLNNNSIYNNTFNNTENTKTGRIIGLNHWNTTKENGGGNYWFTPNGTGFSETHADLDNDGFCDEIYNISKGNIDYLPKCFKREEPAPKPSNNNNNRHRTIDASPSIESSSLRRTVSDSNVVYGSSFDKQLAENLKENIHSDDTEIDGDTIIIGGPIANRIANQYNDRFSIPVTNDNPGENRGIIQVISIPSGSSTIVQSYKLIYIAGSDRLGTEAALKYFETLTELPTEPIIVEWTSSGCKVVN; encoded by the coding sequence ATGAAGATATGTATCAAAATAGTACTTTTTATGTTACTAATGGTGACGATGTTGGCTGTTAATACGGTATATGCAGATACTGAAATAAATAGTAGCGATTATACCATCAATAAATCAGGTAAATATTATTTAGCAAAAAATATAATTTGTAATGATAGCAATAATTGTATATCTATTACTTGCAACGATGTAGTTATAGATGGTAAGGGTTTTGCATTAGATGGGAATAATTCTGGAAGTAATGGGATTTATATGGCAGTAATGTTTACCCAACTCCGAAATATAACTATAAAAAATTTAAAGATAAGAAATTTTACAAATAGTGGAATTTATCAATATGGTGCTGTTTCTGGCTTAATTAAAAATAATACCCTATACCATAACGGGATGGGTGGAATTACAGCATATGATACTCACCGTTATGAGATTGTAAATAATAATATATCTTCAAATGAAGGGTATGGTTTTACCGCGTATTATTCAGATAATAATAACATAATAAATAATACCGTAGGACAAAATAATTATCATGGAATACACCTATACGATTCGCTACGTAACATGTTGGAAAATAATATTTTATCAAAAAATAAGTGGCACGATATACAGGTAGCAAGTTCCGACCGAACTACGATTAAAAATACAACCGTATCTTCAAATGATTCATTAGGAATTGCAATTTTAGATTCAAAATATAATGTTTTAACCAATAATTCGTTAAAAAGTGGTGGTATATCCATTACAGGTCGTTTTTTGGAAAATTGGAACACACATACCTTTGAAAATAATACGGTCGATGGAAAACCAATTTATTATTATAAAGACGTTAATAATACTACCGTACCAGAAGATGCTGGACAAATAATACTTGCAAACTGTAATGGTTTTTTAATTGAAAATATAAACGTCTCTAATCTTTTTACAGGTTTACAAATGGTTTATTCGTCAAATAATCTATTAAATAATGTTAATGTATCAAATTCTAAAAATGGAATGTTAATTCATATGTCCCATAATAATAGTTTCATAAATAATAAAATTTACTTAAATAATAATTACGGTATTTATTTACAACTTTCAGATAATAATACAATATATAATTGCGATATTTCAAATAATAGAGAAGGATTTAAATTTTCCGGTAATAATAACAACACTATAAACAATAATTTATTAAAAAATAATGAAATTGGTATGTATTTAAGTAATTTAAATAATAATTCGATATATAACAACACATTTAACAATACGGAAAATACCAAAACAGGTAGAATCATTGGTTTAAATCATTGGAATACCACAAAAGAGAACGGTGGTGGAAACTACTGGTTTACTCCAAACGGAACAGGCTTCTCTGAAACTCATGCAGATTTAGATAACGACGGTTTCTGTGATGAAATATACAATATTTCAAAAGGAAACATAGATTACTTACCAAAATGTTTTAAAAGAGAAGAACCGGCACCTAAACCAAGCAATAATAACAATAATAGGCATAGAACAATAGATGCTTCACCAAGCATAGAATCAAGCTCATTAAGAAGGACAGTTTCAGATTCAAACGTAGTTTACGGAAGTAGCTTCGATAAACAATTAGCTGAAAATCTAAAGGAAAATATACATTCAGACGATACTGAAATAGATGGAGATACCATTATTATCGGAGGGCCAATAGCTAATAGAATAGCTAACCAATATAATGATAGATTCTCTATCCCTGTAACTAATGATAATCCTGGAGAAAATAGAGGAATTATACAAGTTATTTCAATTCCTTCAGGTTCTTCAACTATAGTTCAAAGTTATAAGTTAATCTATATAGCTGGTTCTGATAGATTAGGAACTGAAGCTGCTTTAAAATACTTTGAAACTCTTACAGAGTTACCTACTGAACCTATTATCGTTGAGTGGACTAGTTCTGGTTGTAAGGTAGTTAACTAA
- a CDS encoding AAA family ATPase, protein MPKLIICGRGGCGKSTLITLMAQKIEEQGKKVLIVDSDESNLGLSAMVGIESPEKTLMNYLGGRPILDGKLMEVFLNGGIEQLDLFSETSLDKLPSEFVSWNGNKGFMQIGKIEHNNEGCACPMGVVGNDFLNKLILNQNEWVLIDTEAGVEHFGRGTVEEVDAVIMVVDPSNDAVLLSEKISKLSNDAGKPFGIVLNRVDDETKVILEDAISKKKISIMGAIPYSKTMARENLVGNRLDNNMVEGNVGEILKNLEN, encoded by the coding sequence ATGCCTAAATTAATCATTTGTGGCCGTGGAGGTTGTGGAAAAAGTACCTTAATCACACTCATGGCTCAGAAAATTGAAGAACAAGGAAAAAAGGTCTTAATTGTAGATTCGGATGAATCCAACCTCGGTCTTAGTGCCATGGTAGGGATAGAATCTCCAGAAAAAACTCTTATGAATTATTTGGGGGGTAGACCTATATTGGATGGTAAGTTAATGGAAGTTTTCCTAAATGGCGGGATTGAGCAATTAGATCTCTTTTCAGAGACTTCATTAGATAAACTCCCATCCGAATTTGTTAGTTGGAATGGAAACAAAGGCTTTATGCAAATTGGGAAAATAGAACACAACAATGAGGGCTGTGCATGCCCTATGGGTGTAGTAGGAAATGATTTCTTAAATAAACTTATTTTAAATCAAAATGAGTGGGTTTTAATAGATACCGAGGCTGGAGTGGAACACTTTGGACGTGGAACTGTTGAAGAAGTAGACGCTGTGATTATGGTGGTTGACCCATCTAACGATGCAGTTTTGTTGAGTGAAAAAATATCGAAATTATCTAATGACGCAGGTAAACCCTTTGGAATTGTTCTAAATAGAGTTGACGATGAAACAAAGGTAATACTCGAAGATGCCATTTCAAAGAAGAAAATTTCTATTATGGGTGCCATACCATATTCAAAGACAATGGCTCGTGAAAATCTTGTAGGAAACAGGCTTGATAATAATATGGTCGAAGGTAACGTAGGGGAAATACTAAAAAATCTTGAAAATTAA